One Neovison vison isolate M4711 chromosome 2, ASM_NN_V1, whole genome shotgun sequence genomic window carries:
- the IFIT2 gene encoding interferon-induced protein with tetratricopeptide repeats 2: MSESTMTALESCLPQLKCHFNWNLVEGGESLDEFEDEVCNATEFQNNEFRATVFNIQAYIEHRRGRSEAALESLRRAEELIRREHPEQADLRSLVTWGNFAWVSYHLGRHADAQMYVDKVRRVCAEARSPYRMESPELDFEEGWARLQCGGRHNERAKVCFKKALEKEPKNPDFASGLAIASYRLDTWPQPQNPVDPLRRAIRLNPDNQYAKVLLALKLQKMKEEEEADRLVEEALKGAPGAIDVLCQAAKLYQRKGALDQAAELLRKALEGSPDSTILHWRIGCLYRTKVLEMLQDSGRNEMSVQRAKLQETIEQAVYHLKRVDEASAELPCVCSYLACLYAQAGKYDAAEHYFQKEFSKELSPGARQVLHLRYGNFQLYQLKCEDKAIHYFIQGMKINQESKEKEKMKNKLQKIACTRLSKNGTDSVALHLLAFLQELNGDMRPAEENSERCLDSGSFLHSVSFTED, translated from the coding sequence CGAGAGCACCATGACCGCCCTGGAGAGCTGCTTACCGCAGCTGAAATGCCATTTCAACTGGAACTTGGTGGAGGGAGGAGAGTCGCTGGATGAGTTCGAAGACGAGGTGTGTAACGCCACGGAGTTTCAGAACAACGAGTTCAGAGCGACGGTGTTCAACATCCAGGCCTACATCGAGCACCGCAGAGGCCGCAGCGAGGCGGCGCTGGAGAGCCTGCGGCGGGCGGAGGAGCTGATCCGGCGGGAGCACCCGGAGCAAGCGGACCTCCGGAGTCTGGTCACCTGGGGCAACTTCGCCTGGGTCTCCTACCACCTGGGCAGACACGCAGACGCGCAGATGTATGTGGACAAGGTGAGACGAGTCTGCGCGGAGGCTCGCAGCCCCTACAGAATGGAAAGCCCCGAGCTGGACTTCGAGGAGGGGTGGGCCCGGCTGCAGTGTGGAGGGAGGCACAACGAGAGGGCCAAGGTGTGCTTTAAGAAGGCTCTGGAAAAGGAGCCCAAGAACCCTGATTTTGCCTCGGGTCTGGCCATCGCCAGCTACCGTCTGGACACCTGGCCGCAGCCTCAGAATCCCGTGGACCCTCTGCGGCGGGCCATCCGGCTGAATCCTGACAACCAGTATGCGAAAGTCCTCTTGGCTCTGAAGCTTCAGAagatgaaggaggaagaggaagcagacagGCTCGTGGAGGAGGCACTGAAGGGAGCCCCTGGGGCGATAGATGTGCTCTGCCAAGCAGCAAAGCTGTATCAGAGGAAAGGGGCCCTGGACCAAGCTGCAGAGCTGCTGAGAAAGGCCCTGGAAGGTTCTCCGGACAGCACCATCCTGCACTGGCGAATCGGCTGCCTCTACAGGACCAAAGTCCTCGAGATGCTCCAGGACTCAGGAAGGAATGAGATGAGCGTCCAAAGGGCGAAGTTACAGGAAACCATAGAACAAGCTGTGTATCATTTAAAGAGAGTGGATGAGGCCAGTGCAGAGCTCCCCTGTGTCTGCTCCTACCTGGCCTGCCTCTACGCGCAGGCAGGTAAGTATGATGCCGCGGAGCATTACTTCCAGAAAGAATTCAGTAAAGAGCTTTCTCCAGGAGCCAGGCAAGTGCTCCACCTGCGCTACGGCAACTTCCAGCTGTACCAGCTGAAGTGCGAAGACAAGGCCATCCACTATTTCATACAGGGCATGAAAATCAACCAGGaatcaaaggagaaagaaaagatgaaaaataagctGCAGAAAATTGCCTGTACCAGGCTTTCTAAAAACGGAACTGATTCCGTGGCTTTGCACCTCTTGGCATTTCTTCAGGAGCTGAATGGAGACATGCGGCCAGCAGAGGAAAACTCCGAGAGGTGTTTGGACTCTGGAAGCTTCCTCCATTCAGTATCTTTCACTGAGGACTAA